The genomic region tctttctttctctctctctctccttttctctcctctcttcccctcccttttTTCCACAATCGCCTTGACCGTGGCCTCTTAACCCCTCCCCTTTGCTGCACACTGACCAACCAAGTGTGAAGAGGACTCTCTCTAGCCCCTCCCCTCATAAACACAAATCTCATTCCTATTGGCCAGTGAGTCTCAGatcctgtgtgtttttgtggagaTGGGTTTTTGACATTTCAGCGATTTGAACATCCAAatggaataataaaaaaataataataaaaaaattggGGGGGAAAGGGACTCTCAGAAACCCATCACCCCACCACTACCTACACACCCACGTCATTCACATAATGCACTTAAGTTCAGTTTCCACACGATTCTTTTCTCTGACCAGGATAAAGTGTGAAACCTGATGACTGCACACAGGTGAAGGTGGCACAGCGCCCATATCTTAAGATGGCAGTTTACAGCACTGTGGCTCCTTTCACCCAGCACCTGTTGATTTAGCCTCAAAACAGTGTTCTTAAATGGAAAATTAACAGGGTGAACTTGATGGTCCAATAGTAAGTTTGGAGCTGATCTTAAGCTTAAGCCTAGGCAAGTGTCTAGAGACTGTTCCATATCCAGCTATCCATGTATTTAAGGATGCTATGCTAGAGGGGATCCCCCCCTCCCTTACTTGGTAAAGTCTGTGGTTTGCCCTAAAGTCTCACCACAGTAGGGCTTTTCCAGGGCTAACAGGCTCCTCTGAGCTTATCCAGCATGTTCTGACTCAATGTTGAGGTCCTTGCTTTGTCTGCAGGGGTGACTCCTGCGCGGCCAGCCATGCCCGTCCTGCCCCAGGTGGGGTTGGTCAACCCAGTGCTGTCCTCGCCACCGGCTATGGCCACGGCGGTTGCAGCGGCAGCAGCTGTAGCTGCAGCCCATGAAGCCAAGACTGAAGAAGAGGAGGCATCCCTGGACGGTACGGGCCAGGAGATGCTGAGCGAGCAGGAGCATATGAGCATCTCTGGCAGCAGTGCCCGGCACATGGTCATGCAGAAGCTACTCCGGAAACAAGAGGTGGGCCTTCAGGGTTGCCCAGTGCAGGGGGTAGGGTTTATATAGCAGGCTAGTGTTTGTTTGAGTGGGAAGATTAAATCACAACGTAGTATGATTCCATGAGACGCATGAAATCCTAGTCTCCAAAGAAGCTTGTCACTTCAAGGTGTAGCAGCCTCTCTCTGGGTCTGTTTTCATGCTATGACATGACAAGTTTGCAGGTCTTGATTGCCCTTTGCTGTCTTTGCAGTCCACTGTCATGGTCCTAAGGAACATGGTGGGTCCAGAAGACATCGACGACGAGCTTGAGGGTGAAGTCACAGAAGAATGCGGCAAGTTTGGCGGCGTGAACAGAGTCATCATCTACCAGGAGAAGCagggcgaggaggaggacgCCGAGGTCATAGTCAAGATTTTTGTGGAGTTCTCTGCGGCAGCGGAGATGAACAAGGCCATTCAGGCACTCAACAACCGCTGGTTTGGGGGCCGCAAGGTCGTTGCGGAGGTCTATGACCAAGAACGTTTTGACAACAGTGATCTCTCGGCATAGACACTGCAATCCTGCCCCTCCTCCCACAAACCTTTCCCCTCTTCTGCTATCAAACACAGCTGCCAAGCACTGCTCCCTCAGTGGTGCGGGCCCCACTTTTTAACTtgtaattattttttatcaatgttcatattaatattattaatgatCCCTTTTAGGGACAAAGGCAAGTAATGGAGATGctcatggattttttttttttttttattactgttgCCTACTGTGAAGGACTggatatttgtttttgtattggtttgtttttctttttgtttcctttttttttgctccCCCCTAATTATAGTTTAAATTCGGTTACATTGTTTCTTTTTATGATCTGAAAGACTCCAGAGGACTCTTATCTTGTTATATAGCTCTGTTTCAGATGCCCAGGAACAATAAATTCTCAAAGTCTGAATGCTTTCTCATTCTGTGCAATGTGTCGGTGTGTGCTGCAACCAATCTGCCGTTTTCAACATTTAAGCTTTAAAATGGTGATGGAAAAGGGTGGTATTAAGTTTGAAGATTGACTGTTGCCACCGTTTTAGCAGTTTATTATCAACTGAAACCAATCAATGTATAGAAACCAACTATAAGTAGGGGAAACGATGGAACCAAGATGACTAATTTTGGAGTTGCCTGGACGATGTCAACGCTGCAAATGTCAAAACTGACGATGGGTAATAAACGCAAGGCTTTCAATACGGTGGGATATCATATCGACTTAAGTGAAAGAGTATTTCACATCCTCATGTTACACGGCTGACCGTTTAGATATTTATATGAATTTTCATAGCTTCAACTCTGACTGTGACTCTAAAGCAAATTTTACAACGAATAGTTGTGGCCTATGATTTTGCCTTTTTGAATGGAAAAGTGAAAATGAGTTTCAGAATATTGCACAAGAAAAGGGTTCCTCGAGGAATGTTAACTCTAGATCTTTATCGCCGTCGTGTCCACTGAGTTATTTCGACAGCTGTTTCCGGGATTATTTAGCGTCATTGTGGGTCGTGATTTTTCCTCAGATGGGaggttaaaaaaagaaagaaatgtaaaCAACAAGCAATGGTTCTAGAAGCCGTCAACAATGAAGTAGCGCCTCAGTTGTAACCGTTAAAAAGTAATTTGTTCATTTGCATTACATAGACATGGAACAGTTGTAGCTCTTTGTGCAGGGGGAAGTAAATAAACGTCGGACAAGTTTCCTGTTTTCGTTTTCTTTCACTGGGTTGCATTCTGGTTGCATTGCCAGCTAACAAGCCAGTCAATCGTTTGGTGAGATGGCAACGTAATGAATTTGACTATTGTGGCAGTACTTATTACATCTGTAGTTACATAGAAATTACGCAATATGGCTTTGAGCTCCGGCGGGTGGGCTCAGATGCCGCCTCCTGCTCAATCCTCAATCCTGGGAGCACTGCAATCCACCTGCAATACAGTACTCATGTCTGTACGAGTATCGGTGTGCCATTCAGGACTCAGGCCGCTGTGTCTTCCAGGAGCTGGGGATGATACACTTCGTCTTCAACTAAGCATGGACCCGAATCGGGCTGGAGAGTTTCGATTAGCCCTTAGGGATGTCTGCAGTTCTGGTCGCAGTGTGGTAAGGTCATGACAGTGTGATATGAGCTGATCAGTTTCAATGAGGAGCTTTAGCCTTTATGGGTATGTGGTGTCTTTATGATAATGCATTTTGTCTACTTACCTCTAGAATATCTTGTCATTGCTTTACATTTTGTGgtttattgtttttaattgtCCATTTTCCCTGCAAATATtttaagaagaaaaaaatgttttcctgGTATCACATGGAATTTGTTTCCCCATTTAGTTTTTAGCTGAATTTGATCTACGGACAGTGAAATATGAGATTAAATCCCCGCGCTGCCATGAACTTCGACTGACCACACCTCCTCATGACTGCCTCAGCTTTAAATTTCGCAGTGAGCAGGAGGCCCAGGAATGGGCGACTGTTGTGATGTCATCACTGAGGGAGGCACAAAGAGGTCAGTGTGGAAACTTCCTCATCTCATCCACTTGAAACATCCTTCTCATCCACCACTTTCTCTTGGTTGTGCCGAGTCGACTACTGTTAATCATCGATACTCAGTGACCTTTTGGTCATAAATATTGCTGTTTCAACCTCAGTCTCCCTCATTGTCTTTAACTTTTGGTCCATCTTTCAGTGGCAAATATCTCCCAGAATTCAGTGGAAGAAGGACAGAAGAACATTGAACCTGCTGAACAACAGGGTTTGACAGAATTAGCACCCAAAGGTGAATGTGCCTGAACTCATTCCTGCATGTATTTCACAAGACCGGTATTGACCTAGCCCTTAGGCTTGTGTGAAAACATCTGAAACATTTTGCCAGCTATCTAAATGGATTCCTCAGTTCAAGATGACCTTGATGAGTCCTTGACATTGTTGTTATGCCTATTATACCTATTGAActtgctttttctctctgtctctctctaaccTTTGCTTTCTCCCCCAGAGGAACTGTGTATAGAGTTAGCCAAAGCCATAGAGGCAGGAGATACCAGTTCTGCCATGCAACATGCCACAGCCCTGGCCCAGCAGCAGTTGTCTCTCAGCATCCAGCCCTCACAGAAGAACTATGAGGATGAAGATATCAAGTTAGTGCAGACTCTGCTAGGTTTAACTGGATCTGTAACACATTACACTGTACCCACACTGTAACATTCTCATTGACAGTGAAGCTGTCACAAACTCTTTCACACATGATTAACTTGTCTTCAGAGAGTGTAAATATGCAGGGAGGTCAGGATTAGCTTCATGAGGATTAGCTTCAGCTAGTTAGCATTCACCATCTGTAAAAAAAACGTTGGAAACGTAGAGTTAGGGGATTTCACACAGCGGCCAATCTACAGTACAAATGTGCCTATTTACCGTCAAAAACGAAATCTAACAAATCAACCTTTGTGGtcaaaaacatcaccaacagaacagccctcaagagcatttcactggggttatcaagcaggcaccttccttcatgGGTGTTTCATTGAATTAGGCCCACGACACTTCAAGCAGGTGTCACACAAAATAATATGTTCTCTATGTGGACTTTTGGAGGAGCTATCAACTTTCTGCTGGGAGGAACAGGCCCTGAAAATGGACAACATAATTTGTGGCCATTGGTAATATGACCATCTAATTGGCTTGATGGTGAAAATGTGAAAGGAAGTGAGCACATATTGGATACCACTGAGTATATTTTTGGCTGAATTATGTAAGCTAGTATCTGCCATTGATATGAATGGGACCGGTACTTTCTCCCCTGTTGGCCTATAATAATACCTCCGTAGTGTGTACTTTACTTCCCTATCACTGGTATTGATTATGATAGAGTCATGGTGCATTTTTATAATGAGTAGATATACTCTGAGGCATGAGAAAATAGTCAGTATTGGGAATTGCATTAAATATATAGATCAGTTACTGTCATTGACTGATGACTTTGTTGATGTGTGTTACAGTCTTGCTGTGGTAGTGGAGGATGCCTCTTCTTCCTGTTGTGTCACAGTTAAAGTGATGCCACACATGACTGTCTCTTCACTCAAACAGCAGGTGAGATGTCTGTAACTGAAAAACTGCTCCAGTCTTGCGGTGAACTATGGAACATCATTCACAAGAACGGCTACTGAATTGATGTTGCAGGTGTAGGATTAATAGTGTCTTATAAGAAGGGTAGATTTATTGGGTTTGAATTTGATTTGGAATTTGGTCAGTTAATTGAATCAAGACAGATGAGCTAAGCCAGGCTTTGTTCTTTGATGTCTTTCCATGTTGTAGATTTTTTTGGAGTATGGGTTTCACCCTCGGGTGCAGCGCTGGGTCATTGGTCAGTGCCTGTGTACCGACGCACGCTCGCTGGCATCTTACGGGGTGGCACGGCATGGCGACACAGCCTTCCTGTACCTGCTGTCTGCCCGCCAGGCTCGCCTGAGTCGCCAGCTGTGCCAACAGGACCAGGAGAGCGCCCTCCTCATGCCCAGCAGTGCCCCAAACTCGACCCCcgtccccacctccacccctatCCTTGCCCCCACTCCGCCCACCAATGGACCTGCCTCTCATGACTGGAGGGGCTACAGCACCCTGCCATCCAGACTCAGCCACAGCAGCACGAGTGAGCACCTCACACagacatgcgtacacacacacacacacacgcacgcacacacacacacacagtagcacacacgcgcacacacacacacaaacacagacctatgcacacactattacacatatatacacagagacacacacgcacacaacatacacatgtatacacagacacatacatccctgcctatgctaacacacacacacctggggatcaataaagtatctatctatctatctatctatctattaattaattacacatgcatacacagagagacacatacacatctatgcaaacacacacactattacacatgcgtacacagacacatacatacgtgcctatgctaacacacacacacacacacacactattacacatgcgtacacagagagacatgcacacacattacacatgtgtacacacagagacagtttCACAGTAACTTTTTTCCAAGCCTACCATTTTAAGTTTCATAGAAATgcatcatatattttttttccgtGTTTTCTGTCACATTCCTGTTTTGTGTGGTGAGAAGACAGCAGTGCAGCAGAGAAGCTCAGCATAGCAGACATAGTGAATCTGGACTCACTGCAGCTGGGTGGGCCCAATGTCAAGGTCAACAACACTCAGGTACTTAAAGAGTGTTTCACTGTCCCAGCAAAAGATGAACGTAATTCCGTTCAATCAATGTGGACTGACCATTAGGTCACACTTCAAATAGCAATTCATCACTCCTTGCGtgtcgtgcatgtgtgtttgtctctccaATTCAGGCTGGCTGGGCGTGTCCATCCTGCACGTTCATCAACAAAGCGAGTCGTCCCGGCTGTGAGATCTGTAGCGCGGCGCGGCCGGAGTCGCACCAGCAGGACCGCATCCAACAGGTGAGAGATCAGCACCCTGACAATGGACACCTCTACACTATGACCATTTAGGTCAGTGGTGATTCTGAGGCTCCACCTGaagctctccctcctccacccgaGGGACATAGGGTTACTTTGTGAATAGGCAGGGtttttgacaaaaatgcattagcAAATGAGTTAATTGTAAGTTCAGCACAATTGTGAGTGTGCAATATAGAGGAGAGGTTTGAATGTAAGGACCTGTGATGGCATAGATCGGTGTATGTACTGCCCAAAAACACGGCACTCAAAATGGCATGAATATGTATCATTTGAAATTAGACTGGACAAAGGAAAAAGGCCAGAAAGAGATCAGTTGGTGCAAAGAAGCGCAGTGCAGCACACAGGCACTAAACAAGGTCCTGTTGAAGGAGAGGTCATCATTTGAATGATGACGGCACAGAACATTCCTCTGTGGAAAGGTGCAGTATGTAACGTAGTGAATTAGGTTATCAGGCTCAGGATATGTTACCACAAGACACCATGGACTTGAAATAGTAAGCTAGAGGAACTCATTTTCTCCACCCAATTTCTCTTCCAtttgaaggagagaggaagacgaGTCGATGAAGGGAGCAGTGGGACATCCAGCAATGCCATCTGAAACACAACTACTTCCAGTGCTGGAAACCTCCTCATGACTCACAACTCACTACAACACATCTCTGACTTGCCAAATGTTTTTACTCAAACACATAATAGAACTAGAAGTGGTTACGCCTGCCGAGAACTTTTGAAGAATGTCCGAGTGGAGTCAGACTCAAGCACAGATAAAGGGTAGCACaagttaccccccccccctccaaccaTAGGTCGTCCCACCAGAACGCCACTGTGTAAGGTCAGGAAATCCATATTATTGCATCAGGTTCCCCCCAAGATGGCAGCCATCTGGCactttgggccctaatttaaatgctgGGCAAAGTATCTAGCTAAAGCTAACTAAATAGCGAATGTAAATCTATTTGCAAATGTATTACCATGAGCAAGATCCTAAGCACAAGCATCAAAGGGTCAGCGAAAAGCGGTCACATGCCACATGATGGCTTTAGTTCATGCACGAGAACTTCACTCATAGACGGACTTTGCACTTTTCCcaacatttaaattagggccctgtGTGTCTTCAGCAAGGCCCCTCAGTGATGTAGCAGAGCGTCACCCTCACACAACGTCAACCTTGGCTCTCCCGCTCCTTTTATATGCCAATGTTAGAGAGGACTCTTTTCACGGCCAGAGGGGTTTGCTGATTTCGACGGGGCCGTGCTGTGTAGCATGCTCTACTGCAGTCCAATTCTGCTCTGTCTACCCCTCCACTCTTTTAAACGATAAACTGTGAACAAGTGTTGAGGAGGGTAACCTCTCAAATGCCTTGTGATTTTATTTGTGATTAGGTTCAGACTTATTTTAAAACACATGCAGGGGTGACCGAGGTAATATACATAGTTGTGTTTGTAAgtggttttatttttatattgcaAATTATTTAAATTGTGAATGTGAACTAATTGTGAGACtgtaaaaacaaatgtaaatcCAAATCTGTCCTAATTAATAATCTAAAACATGCTTTATGGTGATACTGTAAATGAATAAATTACATCAAAAAGTACATGGGCCAAAAATGCTTCATAATGTTTTAGATGTCATTGAACTGGACTAGGACTGCACCTTaagattatttttaataaaggcTAAATCTGTAGCTGAAATCAAGAGAATTTGGGGTCTTTTTCTCTAAAATGACCCCAAACTGATTAATCGATTCCCCAAATAGTtgcagattaatttaataaataaattattgcaGCCCTAAACTGGACTAACACATAATAGAAATATGTAAATACATGAAATATTTGGGAAAAGGCGCTTTTATTAGTAGTATTAAGTTCTTGAGGTGAAAAGGTTTAGGGCATTGATCAGGCACACTATaaaaaaattgttttaaatacagaaacaacataaacacaaaatacataAACAACAAGAGACAGTTTTCCAGTGCATCTTCACACCAAAGTGTTTCCTCTCCTACTCCCACTCTTGACACCATATTCATGCATACAGATATACTGCCATAAACGTTAACCTTGAGTTTAAAGTTtaaaaacaagaacaaaaaaataacttaaCCCAATCAGTGCAGTCCATTCTCATCTAGTGTCAACAGCACCTTTGAGAATTCCCTCTTCCCTTGACCCTCTTGCCCTTCAGATGCCCACTTTCCCTTTTAACCAGGATAGCTGGTAGTCCACAGCACAGACCTGAGATCAGTGTGTCATCTCTCGATCTCATCTGTTAAAGCCCATGATGGCActtggagggtgggggtgggtgattCTGACCCTGGACCGAGCAGTACTCTGGTTGCTGCTCAGACACGACTCCTTCACTTCCAGAAGAGAATGTTCCAGAAGAGCAGCCAGCAGGGGTAGACAAACAGAGCCAGCAGAGGGTAGACCAGCGAGCCGTACAGGCTGTGGTCCAAGATGCCCTGCGAGATGACCGACAGGAAGAGCATCCAGCCCTCAGCCAGGGAGACCGGTGACTCCTGGAGCTCTTGGTAGACAAACACGCAATAGAGCAGTGTGAACCCGGGGCTCAGGAGAATCATGATGGTGGCACTTAGCAccctgacagagagagtgagagagaaaatacaTGACATTACTGCCAATACAGAACATACAGAATCAGTCATACTTTATTGCTTCTGCTGCTGTATCTGCAGCTGATTCTGTATCTGCAGATAAAGACAAAAGTAGTGGAGAAACTGAGAGAGGGGCAGTTACTTGGGCACGTGGGGTGTGATGAAGGCAGCGATGGGCACCATGGAGAGAGCCAGGATGAAGCCCAGGGAGAAGTTGATGAGGGCGGTGCAGCCCAGCAGCACAGCCAGGTACAGCAGGGCCACCAGCTTCAGCACCCTCCAGCCCTTCTCTGTGCCCTCCCCGGCCAGGAAcctaggaggaggagagggagagagtgttcAGTTATGACATTGTACGCG from Alosa alosa isolate M-15738 ecotype Scorff River chromosome 1, AALO_Geno_1.1, whole genome shotgun sequence harbors:
- the LOC125292252 gene encoding ranBP-type and C3HC4-type zinc finger-containing protein 1-like; protein product: MALSSGGWAQMPPPAQSSILGALQSTCNTVLMSVRVSVCHSGLRPLCLPGAGDDTLRLQLSMDPNRAGEFRLALRDVCSSGRSVFLAEFDLRTVKYEIKSPRCHELRLTTPPHDCLSFKFRSEQEAQEWATVVMSSLREAQRVANISQNSVEEGQKNIEPAEQQGLTELAPKEELCIELAKAIEAGDTSSAMQHATALAQQQLSLSIQPSQKNYEDEDINLAVVVEDASSSCCVTVKVMPHMTVSSLKQQIFLEYGFHPRVQRWVIGQCLCTDARSLASYGVARHGDTAFLYLLSARQARLSRQLCQQDQESALLMPSSAPNSTPVPTSTPILAPTPPTNGPASHDWRGYSTLPSRLSHSSTNSSAAEKLSIADIVNLDSLQLGGPNVKVNNTQAGWACPSCTFINKASRPGCEICSAARPESHQQDRIQQERGRRVDEGSSGTSSNAI